The following coding sequences lie in one Candidatus Nitrospira allomarina genomic window:
- a CDS encoding ethylbenzene dehydrogenase-related protein, producing the protein MRLVQTRNKRLVFGVLLSVLVVCVGLTMGQIPLAVSQPVTIPVGKITGPIPMDAANPVWESVPGIVAPLSGQTITTPMHPNISVKTVMIKMATNGEEIGVWANWGDQTLNNTTIGPQDFRDQVAVQFPVQSAGAPPFQCMGQSGGTVNIWRWNAEWQKDLGAGVAGMWDVDNQYPSIAWDYYYEEPAGGVTYPDRIGRSLGPFNPGIWSGNIMSDPNLRLGSVEDLNANGFSTLTTQASQDVVGNGLWEPYGSLKGGCCSGPTWRVVMKRSLKTQDPNDVQFAAGASFPVAFAVWDGSNVERNGMKGISTWFTAQMPN; encoded by the coding sequence ATGAGATTGGTGCAGACGCGTAACAAACGACTGGTGTTTGGCGTTCTTCTGTCTGTCCTGGTGGTGTGTGTAGGTTTGACCATGGGGCAGATTCCGCTGGCCGTCTCGCAGCCGGTAACGATTCCGGTTGGCAAAATTACTGGCCCAATCCCTATGGATGCGGCGAATCCTGTATGGGAGTCCGTGCCCGGTATCGTTGCCCCATTAAGTGGGCAGACGATAACGACCCCAATGCACCCGAACATTTCAGTGAAAACTGTGATGATCAAAATGGCAACAAATGGCGAAGAAATCGGCGTTTGGGCTAACTGGGGTGATCAAACATTAAATAACACCACCATTGGTCCTCAGGATTTCAGGGATCAAGTGGCGGTACAATTCCCTGTGCAATCTGCTGGGGCGCCTCCATTCCAATGTATGGGACAGTCTGGTGGGACGGTCAACATATGGCGTTGGAATGCGGAATGGCAAAAGGATCTTGGAGCTGGCGTGGCCGGTATGTGGGATGTAGACAATCAATATCCCTCCATAGCATGGGATTATTACTATGAAGAGCCAGCTGGTGGTGTAACCTATCCTGACCGAATTGGTCGCAGTTTAGGGCCATTTAACCCCGGCATTTGGTCTGGAAACATCATGTCCGATCCTAACCTTCGGCTGGGATCAGTCGAAGATTTGAATGCAAATGGATTTAGTACGTTGACCACCCAAGCGTCCCAAGACGTGGTAGGAAATGGATTATGGGAGCCGTATGGGTCACTGAAGGGTGGATGCTGCAGCGGTCCGACCTGGAGAGTGGTCATGAAGCGGAGTCTCAAAACCCAAGACCCCAATGATGTTCAGTTCGCGGCAGGAGCGAGCTTCCCAGTAGCTTTTGCCGTCTGGGACGGTTCAAACGTAGAACGAAATGGGATGAAAGGGATTTCGACTTGGTTTACGGCTCAAATGCCAAACTAA
- the tatA gene encoding twin-arginine translocase TatA/TatE family subunit gives MFGSLGFTELILILMIVLIIFGAGKLPQLGEGVGKAIKGFKKSVQEAEAYDLDPQVQVENTASANQGNAQPQISQPMHTAPLETGSPVPPPAAVQPAQQEQVPASSKA, from the coding sequence ATGTTTGGAAGCTTAGGATTTACAGAATTAATTCTCATCCTCATGATTGTGCTAATCATTTTTGGGGCGGGAAAATTACCGCAATTGGGCGAAGGGGTCGGAAAAGCGATCAAAGGGTTCAAGAAATCTGTTCAAGAGGCAGAAGCGTATGACCTAGACCCCCAAGTACAGGTGGAAAATACGGCATCCGCCAACCAGGGCAATGCTCAACCGCAAATTTCACAGCCTATGCATACCGCGCCGTTAGAAACGGGTTCCCCAGTGCCACCACCGGCAGCAGTCCAGCCGGCTCAACAGGAACAGGTTCCTGCGTCCTCTAAGGCCTAA
- a CDS encoding tetratricopeptide repeat protein, producing the protein MEEQSAGSQTMDPQSGETTTEDRPLTVDEEIAEIEKLLSEEPDDFQARCRLGELYFNKGRMDEALAEVKKSIEMAEGLRIEMDRSLAMYYSNLGTIYGTKGMLDEATAQFKRALELNPL; encoded by the coding sequence ATGGAAGAACAAAGTGCTGGAAGCCAAACAATGGATCCGCAGTCTGGGGAGACGACCACAGAAGATCGCCCCTTAACGGTTGATGAGGAAATTGCTGAGATTGAAAAACTTCTGAGTGAGGAGCCGGACGACTTTCAAGCGCGGTGTCGCTTGGGTGAACTTTACTTCAATAAAGGACGGATGGATGAAGCCCTGGCGGAAGTAAAGAAATCCATTGAGATGGCAGAGGGCCTTCGGATTGAAATGGATCGGTCTCTAGCCATGTACTACTCGAATCTTGGAACGATTTATGGAACGAAAGGGATGTTGGACGAAGCCACGGCTCAATTTAAACGAGCGCTGGAACTAAACCCCCTATGA
- a CDS encoding TorD/DmsD family molecular chaperone, which produces MTSGVKEGKKAGKNGMPVSGNEKAVKISPKDAPAVDRALCRSKLYLLVSWGYLYPEDEEFLDYLQSGEFVEDGKSALEGLKKELQNIGGDEAQERLDALVGNFDAIESWISSEGENWSLQDLRDEHRRVFSNVIALDCPPYETLFGNDHVFGQSYVMGDIAGFYSAFGLQLSPDIHERLDHLSVELEFMHYLAYKESYAILHDGAEKA; this is translated from the coding sequence ATGACTTCAGGCGTTAAAGAGGGGAAGAAAGCAGGGAAAAACGGAATGCCAGTTTCGGGAAATGAAAAGGCCGTCAAGATTTCTCCAAAAGATGCGCCCGCTGTTGATCGGGCGCTTTGTCGCAGCAAACTTTATCTGTTGGTATCTTGGGGATATCTCTACCCAGAAGACGAGGAATTTCTGGATTATCTTCAGAGTGGGGAATTTGTTGAGGATGGAAAGTCGGCATTAGAGGGGTTAAAAAAAGAGCTACAAAATATAGGGGGCGATGAAGCGCAAGAGCGTCTTGATGCATTAGTGGGTAATTTTGATGCCATTGAATCTTGGATATCATCAGAAGGTGAAAACTGGAGTCTCCAAGACTTACGTGATGAACATCGTCGAGTATTTAGCAATGTCATCGCGTTAGATTGTCCGCCATACGAGACATTATTTGGAAATGATCACGTTTTCGGCCAGTCCTACGTGATGGGAGATATTGCCGGTTTTTATAGTGCCTTTGGCCTCCAGCTTTCTCCAGATATTCATGAACGCCTGGATCATTTGAGTGTAGAGTTGGAATTTATGCATTATCTGGCGTACAAAGAATCATATGCCATTCTTCATGACGGGGCAGAAAAAGCTTAG
- a CDS encoding ethylbenzene dehydrogenase-related protein codes for MSTIHAKKRIILFVVFALVVLFGLTWYQVPLVSSQGMVVLAHFSKGEVPSHPSDSAWETVAPLPVPLSGQIITRPVWPEPSARALSIRSIHNGKDIAFLLEWQDATINESLTPGVFRDGVAVALPLGDAPAFFCMGQLDHYVNIWHWKADWQSDVDRRAERAKESKRGESGPRRFEVIPRRPSSVEDLVGGGFSTLTSKEQQGRIQGQAEWKNGLWRVVMKRPLTSMGDDLDNEAMLVPGRMQAIAFAVWNGENKERNGQKSVASWMQLLIDPVQTSSQDGAGGIESTQSSS; via the coding sequence TTGAGCACAATTCACGCCAAAAAACGGATTATTTTGTTTGTGGTTTTTGCGTTGGTGGTTTTATTCGGATTGACTTGGTATCAAGTCCCCCTTGTCAGTTCTCAGGGCATGGTTGTCCTTGCGCATTTTTCAAAAGGGGAAGTGCCCTCTCATCCTTCCGATTCAGCGTGGGAGACTGTGGCTCCCCTCCCTGTCCCCCTCAGTGGCCAAATCATTACCAGACCGGTATGGCCGGAGCCAAGTGCGAGAGCCCTCTCAATCCGATCAATTCATAATGGAAAAGACATTGCGTTTTTGCTGGAATGGCAAGATGCCACAATTAATGAATCGTTGACCCCCGGGGTCTTCAGAGATGGAGTTGCCGTGGCTCTGCCTCTGGGAGATGCACCGGCCTTTTTTTGTATGGGCCAACTTGATCATTATGTGAATATTTGGCATTGGAAAGCGGATTGGCAAAGCGACGTGGATCGGCGTGCCGAGCGAGCCAAAGAATCTAAACGTGGGGAATCAGGTCCTCGCCGGTTTGAAGTGATCCCGCGTCGGCCCTCATCGGTCGAGGACCTCGTGGGAGGGGGGTTTAGCACCCTAACCAGCAAAGAACAGCAGGGACGAATTCAAGGACAAGCGGAGTGGAAAAATGGCCTATGGCGAGTGGTTATGAAACGGCCTTTGACGTCTATGGGAGACGATTTGGACAATGAAGCGATGCTGGTTCCCGGGCGAATGCAAGCCATAGCCTTTGCCGTTTGGAATGGAGAAAATAAGGAGCGGAATGGGCAAAAATCTGTTGCCTCCTGGATGCAATTACTTATTGATCCTGTTCAGACCTCATCTCAGGATGGGGCAGGAGGGATTGAATCCACGCAGAGCTCATCATGA
- a CDS encoding B12-binding domain-containing radical SAM protein, protein MKISLLFPPSWHPSQPYLSIPCLSAFLEKSGVPVHQQRDLNIELLDRVLTKGFGLDIYPRLVELVKKLETSVSGDTGYGSKEHYARVVESLDRFPYLIDEIEPVKASLRGEEFYDIERYRECLFLIDRWLEVVSSLYFPTRMTVVDNQFAYSIYSSREILQAVHDENQNPYLELYRKFFLPAFGQDIPNFVGVSITATSQIIPGLTLCKLIKEIHPEVHVTIGGSIFTRLVDNLRRCDRLFQLTDDFIVFEGETALLELINQLDGKKDFTKVPNLIWRQDGKITVNQPFYSENLADHPAPNYDGFPLGDYLAPHTVLPVQFSRGCYYKDCAFCALTLDHQNFRQKDPIKVVDELEALSHKYETPYFFFTDECLALSPTKRLCKELIHRRLGLQWTAELRFEKNLSRELLTSMREAGCQKIVFGLETYNARLMDFMVKGITQENVDRICSDCVDLGIAVHCYVIVGFPTETEEESLETLNFIVNNTKLHSSYGFSCQPCLFDLEKEAPIMSDPGGYGIQRIMRPASEDLSLGFFYEVKSGMTPEQAEKVYQYVYEKISEVVCELPFNYSMADGLLYITRHNKELEMEPSRV, encoded by the coding sequence GTGAAAATCTCACTTTTATTCCCTCCTAGTTGGCATCCTTCCCAGCCCTATTTGAGTATTCCGTGTCTTTCGGCCTTTCTTGAAAAATCCGGTGTTCCAGTTCATCAGCAACGTGATTTAAATATTGAGTTGCTTGATAGGGTGTTAACTAAAGGATTTGGGTTAGATATTTATCCACGGTTAGTTGAGTTGGTGAAAAAGTTGGAAACATCGGTTTCGGGAGATACCGGCTATGGGAGTAAGGAGCATTACGCTCGTGTTGTTGAATCCCTTGACCGTTTTCCCTATCTCATAGATGAAATCGAACCCGTTAAAGCATCATTGCGTGGGGAGGAATTTTACGACATTGAGCGTTACCGAGAATGTCTCTTTTTAATTGATCGGTGGTTGGAGGTTGTATCTTCTTTATATTTTCCGACCAGGATGACGGTGGTAGACAACCAATTTGCGTATTCAATCTATTCTTCGCGAGAAATTCTTCAAGCTGTACACGATGAGAACCAAAATCCGTATCTTGAGCTTTATCGAAAATTTTTTCTTCCTGCTTTTGGACAAGATATTCCTAACTTTGTTGGAGTCTCCATCACCGCAACCTCACAGATTATCCCTGGTTTAACTCTGTGTAAATTAATTAAGGAAATTCATCCGGAGGTTCATGTCACCATCGGGGGTAGTATTTTTACAAGGTTGGTAGACAATCTCAGACGGTGTGATCGGTTATTTCAATTGACGGATGATTTCATTGTGTTTGAAGGTGAGACGGCCCTTTTGGAACTGATAAATCAGCTAGACGGGAAAAAAGATTTTACGAAAGTGCCGAATCTTATCTGGCGGCAAGATGGAAAAATAACTGTGAATCAACCCTTTTACTCTGAAAACCTTGCGGACCACCCAGCCCCCAATTATGACGGATTTCCCTTGGGTGACTATTTAGCCCCGCATACGGTGTTGCCAGTACAGTTTTCTAGAGGTTGTTATTACAAGGATTGTGCTTTTTGTGCCCTGACTTTAGATCATCAGAATTTTCGGCAAAAGGATCCGATAAAAGTTGTGGATGAATTGGAAGCGTTGTCCCATAAATATGAAACACCGTATTTCTTCTTTACGGATGAATGCCTGGCTCTTTCGCCAACCAAGCGCTTGTGTAAGGAACTCATTCATCGAAGATTGGGGTTACAGTGGACTGCGGAGTTGCGATTTGAAAAAAATTTATCTCGTGAGCTCCTTACCTCTATGCGGGAGGCAGGGTGTCAGAAAATTGTCTTTGGTTTGGAAACCTATAATGCCCGGTTGATGGATTTTATGGTGAAGGGGATTACCCAAGAAAATGTTGATCGGATCTGTTCCGATTGTGTTGATCTTGGAATTGCGGTGCATTGCTATGTGATTGTAGGGTTCCCGACCGAAACAGAAGAAGAATCATTGGAAACATTGAATTTTATTGTTAATAATACGAAGCTGCATTCCTCCTATGGGTTTTCCTGTCAACCGTGCTTGTTTGATTTAGAAAAGGAAGCCCCTATTATGAGCGATCCAGGAGGATACGGGATTCAACGAATTATGCGACCAGCCTCGGAAGATTTGAGTTTAGGGTTCTTTTATGAAGTAAAATCGGGGATGACTCCAGAGCAAGCTGAAAAAGTATATCAATATGTGTATGAAAAGATTAGTGAAGTTGTCTGTGAATTACCCTTTAACTACTCCATGGCAGATGGGTTGTTGTATATCACCCGGCATAACAAAGAGCTTGAGATGGAGCCCTCCAGGGTATAG
- a CDS encoding tetratricopeptide repeat protein yields the protein MALFNVGRLYNDKNAFLEAKEYFERLIEISPEDPIAWYNLAGVYEKLDDPNVSDFNTIDMAMQAYMKVLQFDPSHLESSFKLMEIALNLKKPDMAVKIMEDAVENNQDEPLAYYNLINTYEKCKMFEQAEETRNRLKDRFNKRSRETVKK from the coding sequence CTGGCACTCTTTAATGTCGGCCGACTCTATAATGACAAAAATGCATTTTTGGAGGCCAAAGAGTATTTCGAACGTCTGATCGAAATTTCACCGGAAGATCCGATTGCTTGGTATAATTTGGCTGGAGTCTATGAGAAATTGGATGATCCCAATGTCTCCGACTTTAATACGATAGACATGGCTATGCAGGCTTATATGAAAGTCCTGCAGTTTGATCCAAGTCATCTTGAGTCGAGTTTTAAGCTCATGGAAATTGCCCTAAATCTGAAGAAACCTGATATGGCAGTGAAGATCATGGAAGATGCCGTTGAAAATAATCAGGATGAACCATTGGCCTATTATAATCTGATTAACACCTATGAAAAGTGTAAGATGTTTGAGCAGGCGGAAGAAACCAGAAATCGTCTCAAGGATCGATTTAACAAGCGTTCGCGTGAAACGGTAAAAAAGTGA